The window GCCCACGCCGATTAGGCGAACGGCCCGTCTCAGCTCCACATTATCCAATAACGCGCAAGCCGTCTCAAAGATGACATCGGTGTTGTCAGTTCTTGCATCCAGCGATACGGACCGGGTGATCTGCTTGAAATCGGCGAATTTGACCTTGAGAGTCACGGTGCGCCCCCTGTAGTCATGTCGCCGCAGGTCGCTCCCCACCCGCTCGGACTGACGCAGGAGCCACTTGGTGAGGATAGCGCGGTCATTGGTGTCTTCGTGAAATGTGTTTTCTGCGCTGCAGCTCTTGGCGCCGGACGACACCACCACACCGTTGGGATCAATACCGCGGGCCCGGTCATGCAGTGCGCCGCCGTATTTGCCCAGCCGTTCCTGCCAGAACTCGCGATCCCGCTTGAGGATATCGCCGCAGGTATCCACGCCGAACCGCTGCAGGGTCTCCAACAACTTCTTGCCCACGCCCGGGATTTTCTTCACGGGCAGGGTTTGCAGAAAATCCTGCACTTCATGGTGGCGGATGATGAACATGCCGTCCGGCTTGTCCATGTCAGACGCGATTTTGGCGAGGAACCGGACGGGCGCCGCGCCCACGGAGCAGGTCAGACCGGTGACCTCCTGCATGCGCTCCTTGATCTGCCGCCCCACCTCCTCGATGGGACCGAACAGCCGCTCAAGGCCGGTGCCGTCAATGTAGGCCTCGTCCACACTGGCCTTCTCCACGGTGGGGGAGAATTCCTGCAGCACGCCCATGGCGAGGCGTGAAATATCCTGATACCGCTTCATGCGACCGGGTACGAGAATGATATCCGGGCAAAGCTGTCGCGCCTTGACCACAGACATGGCAGAGCGCACGCCGTACTTGCGCACTTCATAGCTGGCTGCCGACACCACGCCGCGATCCGACGAGCCGCCCACGGCTACAGGCTTGCCCCTGAGTTCCGGGTTGTCGAGCTGCTCAACCGACGCGAAAAAAGCGTCCATGTCGATATGGAGAATCCAAGTCTGCATCGCGTCCGACCATAGTCTCATCCGATAATTTTGTTAAGCAAAATTAAACAGAATAATCTCCAGATGCAGAGGTGGAAAATCGTAACTCACCGGGCTGCTTACGTTAAAGTCGGACCGTAATTTTCCGCCAGTTCAAGCGTATCTTCATTTGCCATAAGCGGTCGGAATCGTGTAGCGTGTGCCGGACCTGAAAAAACTGAATCATCCCCGGTGGATTTGGTGGGGAATGGAGAACTCGATATGAGCAAGGTATTCGTGGCCGGCGCTGCCGGAAACATCGGCAGGGCACTGTTGGCGGAACTCAAGGAAAAGAACCTCGAAGCCGTGGCCGGTGTCCACAGTGAAGACAAGGCCGCCGCCATCAGTGGTGAGGGCGTTGAAGCCCGCATCATGGAATTCAGCGATCAGGCATCCATGGAAAAAGCCATGGCAGGTTGCGACAAGATGTTTTTGGTGCTTCCCCTGACCGAGACCATGAGCCGCTTCGGTCACCTCGCCGTGGAAGCCGCCAAGGCCGCAGGCATCGAATACATTGTCCGCTCCAGCGGGTACGCCTCTTCCTCTGATGCCCACTGGCGTCTGGGCCGCGAGCAGGGCATGGTTGACCAGTTCGTGGAAGACTCCGGCATCCCCTTCACCATCCTGCGCCCCAATAGCTTCATGCAGAATTTTTCCGGCCCCATGGCCGACATGGTCAAGGCAGGCTTTGTGGGACTGGCCGAAGAAGAGGCCAAGGTCAGCTACATCGACGTGCGCGATATCGCAGCCTGCGCCGCCACCCTGCTCAATGACGTGGGCGAACACGCCAATAAGTTCTACGCCTTGACCGGCCCGGAAGGGCTGTCCGGCGCCGATGTGGCCACCAAACTCTCTGCCGCCGCAGGCAAGGAAATCGTCTACCGCCCCATGGAAGAAGAAGTTTTCGCCGCCACCTTGAAGGAGAACGGCATACCTGAATGGAACGTCAACATGCTGATCAGCCTGGCTCGAATAGTCAAACTCGGCATGATCGGCAACGTCACCAAGGCCGTTGAGTATCTGACTGACACCCCAGCCCGCACCTTTGACGCATTTGCCGAGGAAAACGCGGCGATCTGGAGGTAGGCGGCCCATGACTCCGCTCAAAGGGCAGGAACGCCTGCTCCGCGCCATCAAGGAAGTGGCTGCAGGCAATTATTCGGAAGACATCTTCGACATGACCGGCCCGGAATATCCGGACGAGGTCCGCGAACTGGCCGAGGCGGTGGGGCTGATGATGGTCAAGATCGAGGCGAGGGAATACCACCTCGAACAGCTCAACGAGGCCATCAAGGCCAACTCCCTGAATACGGTCACCGCCATTGCCGATGCCCTCGGCGCGCGTGACGACTACACCGAAGGTCACGGCGAACGCGTTGGCGCCTACGCTGAACGCCTTGCCCGCCGCATCAACCTGCCGGACGACGAAGTGGAACGCATTCGCGTGGCGGGCGTGCTGCACGACATCGGCAAGATAGGCTTCAGCGACCGCATTTTCTCCAATGAAGACACGCGCATTAACGAGGATATGCTCCTCGAGATTCGCAGTCACCCGCAGTGGGGCTACGACATCCTCAAGAATCTCGAATTCCTCGGCCCGGCCGTGGAGTACATGTACTGTCACCATGAGCGACTGGACGGCAAAGGCTATCCACGCGGCCTGACCGAGGATGAAATTCCTACGGGAGCCCGCATCCTCGCCGTGGTGGACTGCTTTGACGCCATGACCACCAACCGCCCCTACCAGCAAGGCAAGACTCCGCAGGAGGCCCTCGCCATCCTCGGCACCCTCGCCGGGACAGCGCTTGATGCTGACCTTGTAGATGCATTCATCGAAGAGATCGATTCCGGTGGGATGGAAGAGTAAAATTTATTCTGACGCATCAAAAAAGCCGCCCTGGGGCGGTTTTTTTTGTGACGGGCACATTCGACCGATCAACAAATAAAGTGATCGACGCCACGCAAATCGCGAACGACTTCTTCCCGCGCAGCTTCATCACCATTCATCAACACATAGTTGCAGTTCCACAAGGCGACATCGTCATCAGAAAGCTCACTCGCATCCAATGCTGCCCCCATATTTTCTGAATGAGCTAGATGGAGAGGGTTGACCTGCCACCCGGCCATGTGGCCGCGCAGATGGGTGTACGCCTGAATGAAGACGCCCGGGGTTGAAAGCAGCCCCTCACTCTTGGATGAAATAGTAAAAACATACTCCTTTCCAGTCGCCCCGGTGAAAGTCCACTTTTCCTTCTTAAACATGCTGTGTTTCCTTTTCTCATAATTTCAAGATGATACACATACACTAAACAGCTCAATATGCATAATACCGATTCACGGCGAAGGGTTTTTCTCAATCAAGAACGGTTCCTAAACAAGTTCTTCAAAGGCTCCAGACACTTAATACGTA of the Pseudodesulfovibrio sp. zrk46 genome contains:
- the dinB gene encoding DNA polymerase IV; translation: MQTWILHIDMDAFFASVEQLDNPELRGKPVAVGGSSDRGVVSAASYEVRKYGVRSAMSVVKARQLCPDIILVPGRMKRYQDISRLAMGVLQEFSPTVEKASVDEAYIDGTGLERLFGPIEEVGRQIKERMQEVTGLTCSVGAAPVRFLAKIASDMDKPDGMFIIRHHEVQDFLQTLPVKKIPGVGKKLLETLQRFGVDTCGDILKRDREFWQERLGKYGGALHDRARGIDPNGVVVSSGAKSCSAENTFHEDTNDRAILTKWLLRQSERVGSDLRRHDYRGRTVTLKVKFADFKQITRSVSLDARTDNTDVIFETACALLDNVELRRAVRLIGVGVSNFDARSRQVGLFEEAPRALEETSGLDKAVDAVRERFGSQAVTRAGLLGFKKKE
- a CDS encoding NmrA family NAD(P)-binding protein codes for the protein MSKVFVAGAAGNIGRALLAELKEKNLEAVAGVHSEDKAAAISGEGVEARIMEFSDQASMEKAMAGCDKMFLVLPLTETMSRFGHLAVEAAKAAGIEYIVRSSGYASSSDAHWRLGREQGMVDQFVEDSGIPFTILRPNSFMQNFSGPMADMVKAGFVGLAEEEAKVSYIDVRDIAACAATLLNDVGEHANKFYALTGPEGLSGADVATKLSAAAGKEIVYRPMEEEVFAATLKENGIPEWNVNMLISLARIVKLGMIGNVTKAVEYLTDTPARTFDAFAEENAAIWR
- a CDS encoding HD-GYP domain-containing protein; amino-acid sequence: MTPLKGQERLLRAIKEVAAGNYSEDIFDMTGPEYPDEVRELAEAVGLMMVKIEAREYHLEQLNEAIKANSLNTVTAIADALGARDDYTEGHGERVGAYAERLARRINLPDDEVERIRVAGVLHDIGKIGFSDRIFSNEDTRINEDMLLEIRSHPQWGYDILKNLEFLGPAVEYMYCHHERLDGKGYPRGLTEDEIPTGARILAVVDCFDAMTTNRPYQQGKTPQEALAILGTLAGTALDADLVDAFIEEIDSGGMEE